Proteins from a single region of Primulina tabacum isolate GXHZ01 chromosome 5, ASM2559414v2, whole genome shotgun sequence:
- the LOC142546558 gene encoding LOW QUALITY PROTEIN: protein SET DOMAIN GROUP 40 (The sequence of the model RefSeq protein was modified relative to this genomic sequence to represent the inferred CDS: inserted 1 base in 1 codon), whose product MEEENEANLKSFLEWAASLGISDSPDPHSPSPSCLGHSLSVSHFPQAGGRGFAAVRDIKKGELVLRVPKAALLTSDALISKEYNLSASLDKYPLLSSTQILSIALLHEVSKGRSSWWYPYITQLPRSYDLLFNFKQFEVEALQIDDAIWTTEKAVHKCKMEWEEASPIMSELHLKPQTVTFEAWLWASATISSRTMHIPWNTAGCLCPVGDFFNYTPPGEEFDHSGNSSTCGSGSFSYTISSCEGDITAFPTQELIEENQDRLIDAGYSEAASSYCFYSRTDYARGDQILLSYGTYTNLELLEHYGFLLNKNPNDKAFIPLEPEMYSLYKWPRESLYISQDGKLSFALLLTARLWVTPRSKRRSIKSIICSGFQISAENEVAVAKWIAEKCRLLLRGYATSIEEDELLLCIIEEIQNYNKLSENIESSAALYDEIWCILEGNNVKRDELCGKXEISVKTRRSIDRWKLAVQWRCSYKKILCNCISNYNKMQENNFC is encoded by the exons ATGGAAGAAGAAAACGAAGCAAATCTCAAGAGCTTTTTGGAGTGGGCTGCATCGCTTGGGATCTCCGATTCACCCGACCCCCATTCCCCTTCTCCCTCTTGCCTCGGCCATTCTCTCTCCGTTTCCCACTTCCCACAAGCCGGCGG GAGGGGTTTCGCTGCGGTACGTGATATAAAGAAAGGCGAGTTGGTTCTGAGAGTTCCGAAGGCTGCGTTGTTGACTTCTGATGCTTTAATTAGCAAAGAATACAACTTATCTGCTTCTCTGGACAAATACCCATTACTTTCTTCTACTCAG ATATTGTCCATTGCTTTATTGCATGAAGTGAGCAAGGGAAGGAGTTCTTGGTGGTACCCTTACATAACACAGCTACCACGAAGTTATGACTTGCTCTTTAATTTTAAACAGTTTGAGGTAGAAGCTTTACAG ATAGATGATGCCATCTGGACCACAGAGAAGGCTGTTCACAAATGTAAAATGGAGTGGGAAGAAGCTAGTCCCATTATGAGTGAATTGCATCTCAAGCCTCAGACTGTGACCTTTGAGGCGTGGCTGTGGGCCTCTGCGACT ATATCATCACGGACTATGCATATACCTTGGAATACTGCGGGGTGCTTATGCCCTGTGGGAGATTTCTTTAATTACACTCCACCTGGAGAAGAATTTGATCATTCAGGAAATTCAAGTACTTGTGGGAGTGGCTCTTTTTCATACACTATATCTTCCTGTGAAGGAGACATAACTGCCTTTCCAACTCAAGAGCTGATTGAAGAAAACCAAGATAGGTTGATAGATGCTGGTTACAGTGAAGCAGCTTCTAGTTACTGCTTTTACTCTAGAACAGACTATGCGAGAGGAGATCAG ATTCTTCTAAGCTATGGCACGTATACAAATTTGGAGCTTCTTGAACACTATGGATTCCTTCTGAATAAAAACCCAAACGACAAAGCTTTTATCCCCTTAGAACCTGAAATGTACTCCCTCTATAAATGGCCAAGAGAATCACTTTACATTTCTCAAGATGGAAAACTGTCCTTTGCGCTACTCTTGACTGCTCGTTTGTGGGTTACCCCTCGTAGTAAACGCAGATCAATTAAAAGCATCATTTGTTCAGGTTTTCAAATTTCAGCGGAAAATGAGGTTGCTGTTGCAAAATGGATAGCAGAGAAATGCCGCTTGCTGTTACGTGGTTATGCCACTTCAATTGAAGAAGACGAGCTTCTGCTTTGTATTATCGAGgaaattcaaaattataataAGTTGTCCGAAAATATAGAGTCATCGGCTGCTTTATATGATGAAATCTGGTGTATCTTGGAGGGAAATAATGTGAAGAGAGACGAACTTTGTGGCA CTGAAATTTCTGTTAAGACAAGAAGGTCCATTGATAGGTGGAAATTGGCTGTTCAGTGGAGATGTAGTTACAAAAAGATTTTATGTAATTGCATATCGAATTATAATAAGATGcaggaaaataatttttgttaa